A region of Leishmania infantum JPCM5 genome chromosome 31 DNA encodes the following proteins:
- a CDS encoding putative 3,2-trans-enoyl-CoA isomerase, mitochondrial precursor: MRRVISSTLTRGARTLGVKPGLFQLTQYRFQSQPPPGVPQGRHQDTNAAPAGSKRSDDAQPEFEPPKKPTEVPKFVRINTNEKGITNVQLARAPVNSMSLELFQELNQWMLWLGSNEETKAVIISSAIPTVFSAGLDLVEVHNPKPDRIAVFWQSFQEMWLIFNSFPKPIIAAITGNSPAGGCIIAMGCDYRVMARGPKDNTNNNRLYRIGLNETKLGLVAPPWVMPAYAYLLGSRQAERMLQLGETPVADDARNLGLIDEVAADEESTIEAAYQQAERFLSVPQQSRWMARDMMRREYLQMLASDEERNYDTEFFTQFVQSPEVQKNLESYLERLKSRSRK; encoded by the coding sequence ATGCGCCGTGTCATATCGTCCACTCTCACCCGTGGCGCCCGCACTCTTGGCGTCAAGCCGGGGCTGTTTCAGCTCACGCAGTACCGCTTCCAGTCGCAGCCACCGCCTGGTGTGCCGCAGGGCCGGCATCAAGACACAAATGCCGCTCCTGCGGGATCGaagcgcagcgacgacgcgcagCCAGAGTTCGAGCCCCCGAAGAAGCCGACAGAGGTGCCCAAGTTTGTGAGAATCAACACAAATGAGAAGGGCATCACAAACGTGCAGCTGGCCCGTGCCCCGGTGAACTCGATGAGCCTGGAGCTCTTCCAGGAGCTGAACCAGTGGATGCTGTGGCTTGGAAGCAACGAGGAGACGAAGGCTGTGATCATCTCCTCTGCGATTCCGACAGTCTTCTCGGCTGGACTGGACCTCGTCGAGGTGCATAACCCGAAGCCGGATCGCATCGCGGTCTTCTGGCAGAGCTTCCAGGAGATGTGGCTCATCTTCAACTCTTTCCCCAAGCCAATCATCGCGGCCATTACCGGCAACTCACCGGCGGGGGGCTGTATCATCGCGATGGGCTGCGACTACCGTGTGATGGCTCGCGGGCCGAAGGACAACACGAACAACAACCGGCTCTACCGCATCGGTCTTAACGAGACGAAACTAGGACTCGTCGCCCCGCCGTGGGTGATGCCAGCCTATGCCTACCTGCTGGGCTCGCGCCAGGCGGAGCGGATGCTGCAGCTGGGCGAGACACCCGTGGCCGACGATGCGCGAAACCTCGGGCTCATTGATGAGGTGGCCGCCGATGAAGAAAGCACAATCGAAGCGGCCTACCAGCAGGCGGAACGCTTTCTCAgcgtgccgcagcagtcTCGGTGGATGGCCCGTGATATGATGCGACGCGAGTACTTGCAGATGCTTGCTTCGGACGAAGAGCGCAACTACGATACAGAGTTTTTCACGCAATTTGTGCAGAGCCCTGAGGTGCAGAAGAACCTTGAAAGCTACCTGGAACGCCTCAAGAGCCGCTCTCGTAAGTAA
- a CDS encoding metallo-peptidase, Clan MA(E), Family M1, producing the protein MDPSTCIWNPIQCTLQLVFSRPSSGAAIRAGSAYHGTSVIRYRREPYRDTADSAAGAASSCATFSSEGNSEYDDFLRHRRVIAEKNALHLHALTTAGGIYKDAKVLDVQSYQVRCVSASTEAAAAVLKVVSVEQEDAGAASADSSFSGGAAKRKGSSKVRKGGGAAVVEHDAQTSDDSRAPAAVDWGSKLILFEGAGSLPPFSEVDLTTQFVGRVQSFDCGGIYAACGIGSNPGTEDVPLLTHFEVRFARCAFPAPDDPQYRLDWQLKSIQVPSSFRTILTNGEERGRKELAAQQAVQVSFSPCGPLPAYVFSFACFPGLAKPESTSATGDGLEVVEGGVDIPKFAGDIASGASHTSNLSYTLVPVRVLARRQARIATATLERVLRLTIEAVTALQQLFQCPLPLLQCEHLDVLLGPTMPYISGMEHHCSIILNEAIYQPGKKTAAAGGGSADRTAEVEQTELIVHELAHHWVGNAVGLPFAVKEGICQVIEQCLGDTLLGKPMRTYKADSSGSTKPESSSPCSSTATLPKSAIRASEKGREFTGTSYQHAFRAVKRLVAAHGFDHFAACLRQLMHVHVVVPAIAVEESGGIQVLRCIRADVASPPYLSTEQFLRTVESAL; encoded by the coding sequence ATGGATCCATCAACGTGCATATGGAACCCTATCCAGTGCACTCTGCAGCTCGTCTTCAGCCgccccagcagcggcgcggcgatTCGAGCTGGCTCCGCCTACCACGGCACGTCCGTCATCCGCTACCGACGCGAGCCGTATCGGGACACAGCAGACAGCGCCGCGGGAGCTGCTAGCTCTTGTGCTACTTTTTCCTCTGAAGGCAACTCCGAGTACGACGACTTcctgcggcaccgtcgcgtGATAGCCGAGAAAAACGCCCTGCACCTTCACGCACTCACCACGGCTGGCGGTATATACAAGGACGCCAAGGTGCTCGATGTCCAGTCCTACCAGGTGAGGTGCGTCTCGGCCTCTACtgaagcggccgcggcagtgCTCAAGGTTGTGTCCGTCGAGCAGGAGGATGCTGGTGCGGCATCAGCGGacagcagcttcagcggtggagctgcgAAAAGGAAGGGAAGCTCCAAGGTTCGGAAagggggcggcgcggctgttgTGGAACACGATGCGCAGACGTCTGACGACTCGCGCGCACCCGCCGCAGTGGACTGGGGATCTAAGCTGATCCTATTTGAAGGCGCCGGCAGCTTACCCCCGTTCTCTGAAGTGGATCTGACAACTCAGTTTGTTGGCAGAGTTCAGTCTTTTGACTGTGGCGGCATCTACGCCGCCTGCGGGATCGGTAGCAATCCCGGCACCGAGGATGTACCCCTACTCACACATTTTGAGGTGCGCTTCGCCCGGTGCGCGTTTCCGGCCCCCGACGACCCGCAGTACCGCCTCGACTGGCAGCTCAAGAGTATCCAGGTGCCTAGTAGCTTTCGCACCATCTTGACGAACGGCGAGGAGCGCGGCCGCAAGGAactggcggcgcagcaggcggtgcaggTGAGCTTTTCGCCGTGCGGCCCGCTACCCGCGTACGTCTTCTCGTTTGCGTGCTTCCCAGGCCTTGCTAAGCCGGAGAGCACATCCGCAACTGGCGATGGGCTGGAGGTGGTAGAGGGAGGCGTGGACATCCCGAAGTTTGCCGGTGACATCGCGAGCGGCGCCAGCCACACCAGTAACCTGTCCTACACACTCGTCCCCGTCCGTGTACTGGCGCGACGACAAGCGCGAATCGCTACGGCAACCCTCGAGCGCGTCTTACGCCTCACCATCGAGGCTGTCAcagcgctccagcagctcttTCAGTGCCCGCTACCGCTCCTTCAGTGCGAGCACCTGGACGTCCTTCTTGGTCCAACAATGCCGTATATCTCTGGTATGGAGCACCACTGCTCGATTATTCTTAACGAGGCCATCTACCAGCCAGGAAAGAaaactgctgccgctggtggaggAAGTGCGGACCGTACCGCCGAGGTGGAACAGACAGAGCTCATTGTGCACGAGCTGGCACACCACTGGGTAGGAAACGCCGTGGGACTGCCGTTTGCCGTGAAGGAGGGCATCTGCCAGGTGATCGAGCAGTGCCTCGGCGACACGCTACTGGGCAAGCCCATGCGCACGTACAAGgcagacagcagcggcagcacaaaGCCGGAGAGCTCGTCGCCCTGCTCCTCGACTGCTACGCTGCCGAAGAGCGCCATTCGGGCCTCTGAGAAAGGCCGCGAGTTCACAGGCACCTCGTACCAGCACGCATTCCGCGCTGTTAAGCGGCTGGTCGCCGCTCACGGGTTTGACCACTTTGCCGCGTGCCTGCGACAGCTcatgcacgtgcacgtcGTTGTTCCAGCCATCGCAGTCGAGGAGAGCGGCGGAATTCAGGTGCTGCGGTGCATCCGCGCTGACGTCGCCTCTCCGCCGTACCTAAGCACGGAGCAGTTTCTGCGCACCGTGGAGAGCGCGTTGTGA
- a CDS encoding putative ADP-ribosylation factor, producing MGQWLASAFSSLMGKKEVRIVMVGLDAAGKTTIIYKLKLGEVVTTTPTIGFNVETVEYKNLKFTMWDVGGQQKLRSLWHYYYQGSNGVIFVVDSNDPERMMLAKEELDKILAEEELRNAVLLVFANKQDLPNALTTTQITEKLGLYNVRNRRWYIQGCCATTAQGLYEGLDWLSNNISATMQ from the coding sequence ATGGGACAGTGGCTGGCCTCCGCCTTCAGCTCCCTTATGGGCAAGAAGGAGGTGCGGATTGTCATGGTCGGTCTAGACGCAGCCGGCAAGACCACCATCATCTACAAGCTGAAGTTGGGCGAGGTTGTGACAACGACGCCGACCATCGGCTTCAACGTTGAGACGGTGGAGTATAAGAACTTGAAGTTCACCATGTGGGATGTAGGCGGTCAGCAGAAGCTGCGCTCGCTCTGGCATTACTACTACCAGGGCTCCAACGGCGTCATCTTCGTTGTGGACAGCAACGATCCGGAGCGCATGATGCTGGCGAAGGAAGAGCTGGACAAGATCttggccgaggaggagctgcgtaATGCAGTGCTGCTCGTGTTCGCCAACAAGCAAGATCTGCCGAACGCGCTGACAACGACGCAGATTACGGAGAAGCTTGGCCTGTACAACGTCCGCAATCGCCGGTGGTACATACAggggtgctgcgccacgacggcgcAAGGCCTCTACGAAGGTCTCGACTGGCTGTCCAACAACATCTCTGCGACCATGCAATAA
- a CDS encoding phosphatidylethanolaminen-methyltransferase-lik e protein: MPAASRIHYRSIGTAAVAIAGLPTVWNMVARNEYRRHTIEKAAGGKRLGAYALAAAIVAASGARDYAFRNAMAQNPCPLLPILCTQALGPENAGVVRGVMRGVGAALMATGTTLVVSSFLRLGITGTYLGDYFGILMDERVTAFPFSHFDNPMYLGATLNFLAASIAQNNAVGTLLTGLVGLVYHVSAKYFENPFTEMIYRKRAEERAAAGVSASVRKQ; this comes from the coding sequence ATGCCGGCAGCGAGTCGCATCCACTACCGCTCCATCGGCACAGCGGCTGTTGCGATTGCGGGGTTGCCGACAGTGTGGAACATGGTTGCCCGTAATGAGTACCGCCGTCACACGATCGAGAAGGCGGCGGGTGGCAAGAGGTTGGGCGCCTACGCCTTGGCGGCCGCCATCGTTGCCGCCAGCGGTGCGCGCGACTACGCGTTTCGCAACGCTATGGCGCAGAACCCGTGCCCGCTCCTCCCTATCCTCTGCACGCAAGCCCTTGGTCCTGAAAACGCAGGTGTCGTGCGCGGCGTCATGAggggcgtcggcgctgcacTGATGGCGACAGGCACGACGCTTGTCGTATCGTCGTTCCTCCGACTCGGCATCACGGGTACGTATCTCGGCGACTACTTTGGCATCTTGATGGACGAGCGCGTAACGGCCTTTCCCTTTAGCCACTTCGACAACCCCATGTACCTCGGCGCCACGCTAAACTTCCTGGCCGCCTCCATTGCCCAAAACAACGCCGTCGGGACACTGCTGACAGGCTTGGTGGGGCTGGTGTATCATGTATCGGCCAAATACTTTGAGAACCCCTTCACTGAAATGATCTACCGAAAGCGCGCGGAGGAACGGGCAGCCGCTGGCGTATCTGCCTCGGTGAGGAAGCAGTAA
- a CDS encoding putative 3'-nucleotidase/nuclease precursor translates to MARARFLQLLLVTLTLLSTAALPVSAWWSKGHMSVALIAKRHMGASLVEKAELAAKVLSFSGPYPKSPDMVQTAPWADDIKTIGLKTLSTWHYITTPYYTDEDFTLDVSPVQTVNVASVIPMLQTAIEKPTANSDVIVQSLALLLHFMGDIHQPLHNVNLFSNQYPESDLGGNKQLVVIDSKGTKMLLHAYWDSMAEGKSGEDVPRPLSEADYDDLNNFADYLEATYASTLTDKEKNLVDTTEISKETFDLALKYAYPGADNGATLSDEYKTNAKKISERQVLLAGYRLAKMLNTTLKSVSMDTILQGLKSIQSEVDTENKAEVHNHYDQKGISAAVTAIVAVALFIAGIIIATLVVLALKCYLPKRDRFGSYEHVAL, encoded by the coding sequence ATGGCTCGAGCTCGTTTCCTTCAGCTTCTGCTGGTGACGCTGACGCTCCTCAGTACTGCTGCACTCCCTGTCAGCGCGTGGTGGAGCAAGGGCCACATGTCCGTGGCGCTCATTGCGAAACGCCACATGGGTGCGTCTCTCGTTGAAAAAGCTGAGCTGGCTGCTAAGGTGCTGTCCTTCTCTGGACCCTATCCAAAAAGCCCAGACATGGTGCAGACCGCACCGTGGGCGGATGACATCAAGACGATCGGCCTCAAAACACTGTCGACGTGGCACTACATCACGACGCCGTACTACACGGACGAAGACTTCACCTTGGATGTCAGCCCCGTACAGACGGTGAACGTCGCCTCTGTCATCCCGATGCTGCAGACGGCGATCGAAAAACCCACGGCCAACTCCGACGTTATCGTCCAGTCGCTGGCGCTCTTGCTACACTTTATGGGCGACATCCACCAGCCACTGCACAACGTCAACCTCTTCTCTAACCAGTACCCGGAAAGCGACCTCGGCGGCAACAAGCAGCTCGTCGTTATCGACTCCAAGGGAACCaagatgctgctgcacgcgtaCTGGGACTCGATGGCGGAGGGCAAATCTGGTGAGGATGTGCCGCGCCCGTTGAGCGAGGCCGACTACGACGACCTAAACAACTTTGCCGACTATCTGGAAGCAACGTACGCGAGCACGCTGACGGATAAGGAGAAGAATCTCGTGGATACTACGGAGATATCCAAGGAGACCTTCGACCTGGCGCTCAAGTACGCCTACCCCGGCGCCGACAATGGCGCCACGCTCTCTGACGAGTACAAGACGAACGCCAAGAAGATCTCGGAGCGTCAGGTGCTGCTTGCCGGCTACCGCCTGGCCAAGATGCTGAACACGACGCTGAAGTCAGTGAGCATGGACACTATTCTGCAGGGCCTCAAGAGCATCCAAAGCGAAGTGGACACGGAAAACAAGGCTGAGGTGCACAACCACTACGATCAGAAAGGCATCAGCGCTGCTGTGACGGCGATTGTCGCCGTGGCACTCTTCATCGCCGGCATTATCATCGCCACCCTGGTGGTCCTGGCCCTCAAGTGCTACCTGCCGAAGCGCGACCGCTTTGGTTCCTATGAGCACGTCGCCCTCTAG
- a CDS encoding helicase-like protein, whose product MTLQCDELYRAADKMAKASQRTQSRIRAAVEAQRQRAALHQLDSRAEFFPDDEACPTYSLTNALPGCVCQPSTATSPPLQLLEHQREGVRWLLALHELGLHGIMADEMGLGKTVQVAAFLAALAKTGVLGTFLIVVPLSTMESWKKELLRWVPWMHVTEFRGTHEIRAKLRSRLRSRHRRAFERQETLRAQWAQGVPVRVLAKTVGGVVLASYESVMMDHGALARLIHWDITIVDEAHRLKKLQCKLLQTLHKAACPMRLILTGTPLQNDLTELWTLLEYVGPQIFSHGDADQRRLREAVTALSCGCDRRVNERREERHGDGSGGKEPTERHTAAAVRFPHAPQANTGANAGEEQGLLLACLKTVLQPFVLRRIKATVGIKLPPKYDLVLPTPLTPKQQLLYARVQSEERYSNSRLTHLRKCCIHPFLIRDFYANSCERRRTPQSPSSARERLEFMVKASGKLKLLDAMLPELRRRGHRVLLFSQMTNALDLVEEYLSLKNAVLEEALLGGDETEAVVAMDRCRESGSPKDSTGRKRLETMLSQMLVYTRLDGSSSAEARSEAIRHFQGPPSSSNQPGNGAEYDSAPFSVNAAAGGDSVEVFLEHDRQAEKPPTPADRVLPLAKPSWRRLGKGLRTRGIEEDDEVFEEPFLSARASTPAGVLAERSVNETPPHLFKATGSVKACYAHLVTRKRSASAGSDSLSTHKSSITSSKCKADVASWSSDLSLTSTATSAAIAAQPGVFLFLISTRAGGTGLNLTGADTVILLDGDFNPHNDLQAVDRCHRIGQRNPVALYRLVSPHTVEDERHSGIVDRKLKLEHLVLGCDGAGCISQRCCTTSGDVGTRPPPIPAADVLRCAAAAVCAEPPKKRARSGSSVSSSKRQALTAGELRLLLDRAWLQHVMPHRSA is encoded by the coding sequence ATGACCCTGCAGTGCGATGAGCTCTACCGCGCGGCTGACAAGATGGCTAAAGCGTCGCAGCGCACACAGTCACGGATCCGCGCGGCCGTGGAGGCGCAACGGCAACGCGCAGCTCTTCACCAACTGGACAGCCGTGCAGAGTTTTTTCCCGACGATGAAGCATGTCCGACCTACTCTCTCACGAACGCACTCCCAGGGTGTGTTTGTCAACCTTCTACAGCCACCTCACCCCCGCTACAACTTCTCGAGCACCAGCGGGAGGGCGTGCGCTGGTTACTGGCCCTCCACGAACTCGGCCTGCACGGCATTATGGCAGATGAAATGGGCCTCGGCAAGACAGTTCAAGTGGCCGCCTTCCTTGCCGCCCTCGCGAAGACCGGGGTGCTGGGCACCTTCCTCATTGttgtccctctctccacaaTGGAGAGCTGGAaaaaggagctgctgcgctgggtGCCGTGGATGCACGTCACCGAGTTCCGCGGCACACACGAGATCCGTGCTAAGCTAAGATCGCGGCTGCGGAGCCGACACCGCCGTGCCTTTGAGCGGCAGGAAACTCTGCGGGCGCAGTGGGCACAGGGTGTGCCCGTGAGAGTGCTGGCGAAGACTGTCGGTGGAGTCGTGCTCGCGAGCTACGAATCTGTCATGATGGACCATGGCGCGCTTGCTCGCCTTATCCACTGGGATATCACCATCGTTGACGAGGCGCACCGCTTGAAGAAGCTCCAGTGCAAGCTCCTGCAGACTCTCCACAAAGCCGCGTGCCCCATGCGCCTGATCCTCACGGGCACCCCTTTGCAGAACGACCTGACGGAGCTGTGGACGCTACTAGAGTATGTCGGGCCGCAGATTTTCAGTCACGGCGATGCCGATCAACGGCGTCTTCGAGAAGCAGTGACGGCACTCTCATGTGGATGTGATCGACGAGTCAatgagagaagagaggagcgaCATGGCGATGGCTCAGGTGGGAAAGAGCCCACAGAAAGGCAtacggcagcggccgttCGATTCCCACATGCGCCTCAAGCGAATAccggcgccaacgccggCGAAGAGCAAGGTTTACTCCTCGCGTGTCTGAAAACAGTGCTGCAGCCATTTGTGCTACGCCGCATCAAGGCCACTGTCGGCATCAAGCTCCCGCCTAAGTACGACCTCGTTCTTCCCACCCCGCTCACaccgaagcagcagctgctctaCGCCCGGGTTCAATCGGAAGAACGCTATAGCAACAGCCGTCTCACGCACCTCCGAAAATGCTGCATCCATCCGTTTCTCATCCGTGACTTCTATGCAAATAGCTGTGaacggcggcgcacaccCCAGTCGCCATCCTCAGCGCGCGAGCGACTCGAGTTCATGGTGAAGGCGTCAGGAAAGCTGAAACTGCTTGACGCCATGCTGCCGGaactgcgccgccgtggccatCGTGTCCTCTTGTTCTCTCAAATGACAAATGCGCTCGATCTCGTCGAGGAATACCTATCCTTGAAGAATGCGGTCCTCGAAGAGGCGCTCCTTGGAGGCGATGAGACAGAAGCAGTGGTGGCGATGGACAGATGCCGCGAAAGCGGTTCGCCCAAGGATAGCACTGGCCGCAAGCGACTTGAAACGATGCTGTCTCAGATGTTGGTGTACACGCGCCTGGACGGGAGCAGCTCTGCAGAAGCCCGCAGCGAGGCTATTCGTCACTTTCAAGGGCCGCCTAGCTCTTCCAACCAACCGGGCAATGGTGCGGAGTATGATAGCGCACCATTTTCGGTGAatgctgcagctggaggtGATTCTGTAGAGGTGTTCCTTGAGCACGACAGGCAGGCGGAGaagccccccacccctgccgACCGTGTTCTCCCACTGGCGAAGCCGAGCTGGCGCCGTCTGGGGAAGGGGCTCCGCACTCGAGGCATCGAAGAGGATGATGAAGTCTTCGAGGAGCCATTTTTGTCGGCTCGCGCGAGCACCCCTGCAGGGGTTCTTGCCGAGAGGAGCGTGAACGAGACGCCGCCTCACTTATTCAAGGCGACGGGCAGTGTAAAGGCATGCTATGCCCATCTGGTGACGCGGAAGAGATCGGCTAGTGCTGGAAGTGACAGCCTCTCAACCCACAAGTCTTCCATCACATCCAGCAAGTGTAAAGCGGATGTTGCTTCATGGTCATCAGACCTCTCCCTGACCTCAACTGCCACCAGTGCTGCcatcgcagcgcagccggGTGTGTTTCTGTTTCTCATCAGCACCCGCGCCGGTGGCACCGGCCTCAACCtcaccggcgccgacacCGTTATCCTGCTGGACGGTGATTTCAATCCGCACAACGACTTGCAGGCAGTGGATCGGTGCCACAGAATCGGGCAGCGGAATCCCGTCGCCCTCTACCGATTGGTCAGCCCCCACACCGTGGAAGATGAACGGCACAGCGGGATTGTGGATCGGAAACTGAAGCTAGAGCACTTGGTGCTTGGGTGTGATGGTGCAGGGTGCATATcacagcggtgctgcactaCGAGTGGTGACGTGGGCACTCGGCCACCACCAATCCCGGCCGCGGATGTCCTTCgatgtgcggcggcagcagtatGTGCCGAGCCTCCGAAAAAGAGGGCGAGATCTGGTTCATCAGTGTCCTCATCCAAGAGGCAGGCACTGACCGCCGGCGAACTCCGCCTGCTTCTCGATCGTGCGTGGCTGCAACACGTGATGCCGCACAGGAGCGCGTAG
- a CDS encoding putative 3,2-trans-enoyl-CoA isomerase, mitochondrial precursor: MRRAISSTLTRGARTLGVKSGLFQLTQYRFQWQPLPGVPPQLRVALHDRHQDTNAAPAGSKRSDDAQPEFEPPKKPTGVPKLLRINTNEKGITNVQLARAPVNSMSLELFQELNQWMLWLGNNEETKAVIISSAIPTVFSAGLDLVEVHNPKPDRIAVFWQSFQEMWLIFNSFPKPIIAAITGNSPAGGCIIAMGCDYRVMARGPKDNTNNNRLYRIGLNETKLGLVAPPWVMPAYAYLLGSRQAERMLQLGETPVADDARNLGLIDEVAADEESTIEAAYQQAERFLSVPQQARRVARDMVRCEYLRLLATEDDRNYDTEFFTQYMLRPEVQKNLESYLERLKSRSRK, from the coding sequence ATGCGCCGCGCCATATCGTCCACTCTCACCCGTGGCGCCCGCACTCTTGGCGTCAAGTCGGGGCTGTTTCAGCTCACGCAGTACCGCTTCCagtggcagccgctgcccgGTGTGCCGCCGCAACTGAGGGTGGCTCTGCATGACCGGCATCAAGACACGAATGCCGCTCCTGCGGGATCGaagcgcagcgacgacgcgcagCCAGAGTTCGAGCCCCCAAAGAAGCCGACAGGGGTGCCCAAGCTTCTGAGAATCAACACAAATGAGAAGGGCATCACAAACGTGCAGCTGGCCCGTGCCCCGGTGAACTCGATGAGCCTGGAGCTCTTCCAGGAGCTGAACCAGTGGATGCTGTGGCTTGGAAACAACGAGGAGACGAAGGCTGTGATCATCTCCTCTGCGATTCCGACAGTCTTCTCGGCTGGACTGGACCTCGTCGAGGTGCATAACCCGAAGCCGGATCGCATCGCGGTCTTCTGGCAGAGCTTCCAGGAGATGTGGCTCATCTTCAACTCTTTCCCCAAGCCAATCATCGCGGCCATTACCGGCAACTCACCGGCGGGGGGCTGTATCATCGCGATGGGCTGCGACTACCGTGTGATGGCTCGCGGGCCGAAGGACAACACGAACAACAACCGGCTCTACCGCATCGGTCTTAACGAGACGAAACTAGGACTCGTCGCCCCGCCGTGGGTGATGCCAGCCTATGCCTACCTGCTGGGCTCGCGCCAGGCGGAGCGGATGCTGCAGCTGGGCGAGACACCCGTGGCCGACGATGCGCGAAACCTCGGGCTCATTGATGAGGTGGCCGCCGATGAAGAAAGCACAATCGAAGCGGCCTACCAGCAGGCGGAACGCTTTCTCagcgtgccgcagcaggcgcgtcGGGTGGCTCGTGATATGGTGCGCTGCGAATACTTGCGGTTGCTTGCCACCGAGGACGACCGCAACTACGATACAGAGTTTTTCACACAATATATGCTGCGACCTGAGGTGCAGAAGAACCTTGAAAGCTACCTGGAACGCCTCAAGAGCCGCTCTCGTAAGTAA
- a CDS encoding putative p-nitrophenylphosphatase: MKPASPPCAAVQASSLRSCFIPPHLSFPVTAPGPPYTDRNNVPRQILSAMPEQMTAALAARLVASPLKYVLLDIDGVIWCGGHVIDRVPETLQYLRGQGKQIRFLSNNASLSREQLLQSLKAKGIEGVTMEECYNSAYTAALRLRQLLGKADVPGEEPLVHGNVFVIGEQGLHDELQQVLAPGFITYGVELHDAERAGGYDTDALGSAWRVPCLPPPQKRLVVCNGKTCRMVQAGTNSAEKISLSDLNAAAVVVGLDKHFNILKLAYGSLALQGPPKDLREESHTPPLFVATNEDPQLPVGRDGTMIPGAGSMVSALCTAVGKRPDAVCGKPHKDMANILFAAEGITNPREECIMIGDRLTTDVAFGNAAGCQSMLVLSGVEGLADVEEAEKQGKTALMPKYVAESLACFLPS; the protein is encoded by the coding sequence ATGAAGCCGGCAAGTCCGCcgtgtgccgctgtgcaGGCATCCTCTCTGCGCTCCTGTTTCATTCCTCCGCACCTCTCCTTCCCCGTCACTGCTCCGGGGCCTCCCTACACCGACAGAAACAACGTGCCACGACAGATCCTTTCCGCGATGCCAGAGCAAATGACTGCAGCGCTGGCTGCGCGACTCGTGGCCTCGCCTCTGAAGTACGTGCTGCTCGACATTGACGGCGTGATCTGGTGCGGCGGGCACGTGATCGACCGTGTGCCAGAGACGCTGCAGTACCTGCGCGGCCAAGGCAAGCAAATCCGCTTTCTCTCGAACAACGCGTCGCTTTCTCGCGAGCAGTTGCTGCAGAGCCTCAAGGCTAAGGGAATCGAGGGCGTGACAATGGAAGAGTGCTACAACAGCGCGtacacggcggcgctgcgactGAGGCAGCTGCTGGGTAAAGCAGACGTGCCTGGAGAGGAGCCGCTGGTGCACGGGAATGTGTTCGTGATTGGTGAGCAGGGGCTGCAcgatgagctgcagcaggtaCTTGCCCCGGGGTTTATCACTTACGGTGTGGAACTGCACGATGCGGAGCGCGCTGGAGGCTACGACACGGATGCGCTTGGCAGCGCGTGGCGTGTTCcgtgcctgccgccgccgcagaagCGCCTGGTGGTGTGCAACGGCAAGACATGCCGCATGGTGCAGGCCGGCACCAACAGTGCGGAGAAGATTTCGCTCTCCGACCtgaacgccgctgctgtcgtcgtTGGGCTTGACAAGCATTTCAACATCCTCAAGCTGGCGTACGGGTCCCTTGCTCTGCAAGGCCCACCAAAGGACCTGCGAGAGGAGTCGCACACGCCGCCTCTGTTCGTGGCCACGAACGAGGATCCACAGCTGCCGGTCGGTCGCGATGGCACCATGATCCCAGGCGCTGGATCCATGGTGAGCGCTCTGTGCACCGCTGTCGGAAAGCGGCCGGATGCCGTCTGTGGGAAGCCTCACAAGGACATGGCGAATATATTGTTTGCGGCTGAGGGTATCACGAATCCGCGAGAGGAGTGCATCATGATCGGTGACCGGCTGACCACGGATGTGGCGTTTGGCAATGCGGCCGGATGCCAGAGCATGCTAGTGCTGAGCGGCGTCGAAGGGTTGGCggatgtggaggaggcggagaagcaaGGCAAGACAGCGCTGATGCCAAAGTACGTTGCCGAGTCTCTCGCCTGCTTCTTGCCATCGTGA